One stretch of Acidimicrobiia bacterium DNA includes these proteins:
- a CDS encoding acetoacetate decarboxylase family protein, producing the protein MGRIRYGARTDDELRNREVEATATGAWATVLDAFYETDPDVIAAVLPPPLEPADEPRVRITIARVDMRGLPTFGAGAFAVRCKHEGTVGDYALVMPMTTEQSVIGGRETFGEPKKLAEVTLEREPGGDRVVGRFTRLGTTFVTVSGSVREELPNPPERKRTDFYFKFLPAPDGKGFDAEPSLVYCHRAEQTRKLERVDGEITLADSRFDPVADLPVRRVVQLTLCERHSVQRGEINSRVPGEFLRPYVHQRYDDLSPVGEG; encoded by the coding sequence ATGGGACGCATCCGATACGGGGCCCGCACCGACGACGAGCTGCGAAACCGCGAGGTCGAGGCCACCGCGACGGGCGCGTGGGCGACGGTGCTCGACGCGTTCTACGAGACCGATCCCGACGTGATCGCGGCGGTGCTGCCGCCCCCGCTCGAGCCGGCCGACGAGCCCCGGGTCCGCATCACCATCGCCCGGGTCGACATGCGGGGCCTGCCGACGTTCGGCGCCGGGGCCTTCGCCGTGCGTTGCAAGCACGAGGGCACGGTCGGGGACTACGCGCTCGTCATGCCGATGACCACCGAGCAGTCCGTGATCGGCGGCCGGGAGACCTTCGGCGAGCCGAAGAAGCTCGCCGAGGTCACGCTCGAGCGCGAGCCGGGCGGCGACCGGGTCGTCGGTCGGTTCACGCGGCTCGGCACCACGTTCGTCACCGTGTCGGGCTCGGTCCGGGAGGAGCTCCCCAACCCGCCCGAGCGGAAGCGCACCGACTTCTACTTCAAGTTCCTGCCCGCGCCCGACGGCAAGGGCTTCGACGCCGAGCCGTCACTCGTCTACTGCCACCGAGCCGAGCAGACCCGAAAGCTGGAGCGGGTCGACGGCGAGATCACGCTGGCCGACTCGCGGTTCGACCCCGTCGCCGACCTCCCGGTCCGCCGCGTCGTCCAGCTGACGCTCTGCGAGCGTCACAGCGTGCAGCGCGGCGAGATCAACTCCCGGGTCCCGGGCGAGTTCCTCCGCCCGTACGTCCACCAGCGCTACGACGACCTGTCCCCGGTCGGTGAGGGGTGA
- a CDS encoding amidohydrolase family protein: protein MAPQNGAPATDRYVVISADGHAGAEIHEYRDYLERRYLDDFDRWVADYVVPFPDLEGPNASRNWDSARRLRETEADGIVAEVLFPNTVPPFYPRSSLTARPPAADATELELRWAGLRAHNRWLADFCAAAPGRRAGIAQILLADVDAAVAEVRWARDAGLTGGMLLPGAPPGTGLPPLYSPAYEPLWSVCQELGMPVNHHSGSAVPPMDETAVDKVVFLLEVTWWAHRAFAHLVFGGVLERYPELQLVLTEQGTGWIPDELARLDYFFDRMRTAVGSQEVEWGSGVVAGLSLKPSGYWARQCHVGASFIRPTEVPLRHEVGVNRIMWGCDYPHKEASYPYSQEALRLAFANVDEDEVRAMVGANAAGVYRFDLDALAPIAARVGPRVADVARPIAADEIPDDARRCPAFAEL from the coding sequence ATGGCGCCTCAGAACGGCGCACCCGCCACCGACCGTTACGTCGTCATCTCGGCCGACGGACACGCCGGCGCCGAGATCCACGAGTACCGGGACTACCTGGAGCGGCGGTACCTCGACGACTTCGACCGGTGGGTCGCTGACTACGTCGTCCCCTTCCCCGACCTCGAGGGACCGAACGCCAGCCGGAACTGGGACAGCGCCCGCCGCCTGCGCGAGACCGAGGCGGACGGCATCGTGGCCGAGGTGCTCTTCCCGAACACGGTGCCGCCCTTCTACCCGAGGTCGTCGCTGACGGCGCGACCGCCGGCCGCCGACGCCACCGAGCTCGAGCTGCGCTGGGCCGGGCTCCGGGCGCACAACCGGTGGCTGGCCGACTTCTGCGCCGCCGCGCCCGGCCGGCGGGCCGGGATCGCCCAGATCCTGCTCGCCGACGTCGACGCCGCCGTCGCCGAGGTCCGCTGGGCCCGCGACGCGGGGCTGACGGGCGGGATGCTGCTCCCGGGCGCGCCGCCGGGCACCGGCCTCCCGCCGCTCTACTCCCCCGCCTACGAGCCGCTCTGGTCGGTCTGCCAGGAGCTGGGCATGCCGGTGAACCACCACTCCGGCAGCGCCGTCCCGCCGATGGACGAGACCGCGGTCGACAAGGTCGTCTTCCTCCTCGAGGTCACGTGGTGGGCCCACCGTGCGTTCGCGCACCTGGTGTTCGGCGGCGTGCTGGAGCGGTACCCGGAGCTGCAGCTGGTGCTGACCGAGCAGGGCACCGGGTGGATTCCCGACGAGCTGGCCCGCCTCGACTACTTCTTCGACCGCATGCGGACCGCGGTCGGGTCCCAGGAGGTCGAGTGGGGCAGCGGCGTCGTGGCCGGGCTGTCGCTGAAGCCGAGCGGGTACTGGGCCCGCCAGTGCCACGTCGGGGCCAGCTTCATCCGGCCGACCGAGGTGCCGCTCCGGCACGAGGTCGGCGTGAACCGGATCATGTGGGGGTGCGACTACCCGCACAAGGAGGCCAGCTACCCGTACTCGCAGGAGGCGCTCCGACTCGCGTTCGCGAACGTCGACGAGGACGAGGTGCGGGCGATGGTCGGGGCCAACGCCGCCGGCGTCTACCGCTTCGACCTCGACGCCCTCGCGCCGATCGCGGCGCGGGTCGGCCCGCGGGTCGCCGACGTGGCGCGCCCGATCGCGGCCGACGAGATCCCCGACGACGCCCGCCGCTGCCCGGCGTTCGCCGAGCTCTGA
- a CDS encoding SDR family NAD(P)-dependent oxidoreductase yields the protein MEQPAAFRDRYGPWAVVLGASEGLGEAYAREVAGRGLNVVVAARRATPLAAVARSLHDEQGVEAVPIVIDLKARDCLEPLRAVTEPLEVGLVIYNATGSFVGPFLEEEPHHSLEQVAINVSTLIGVCELFGRPMVERGRGGIVIMGSGAGVAGTAGLAVYSATKAFQLTLAQALHEEWRHRGVDVLGVVGPAIDTPNFRRSFDHDPDALPHPPLAPADVARDVVDALGHEMEMMPGEPNRDGYRFLSAMPRVEQARMLSASFTAAARPAEPARDRD from the coding sequence GTGGAGCAGCCAGCCGCGTTTCGTGACCGCTACGGGCCCTGGGCCGTCGTGTTGGGGGCGTCGGAGGGCCTCGGCGAGGCGTACGCGCGCGAGGTCGCCGGTCGCGGGCTCAACGTGGTCGTGGCGGCGCGCCGCGCCACGCCGCTGGCAGCCGTGGCGCGGTCGCTCCACGACGAGCAGGGCGTCGAGGCCGTGCCGATCGTGATCGACCTCAAGGCGAGGGACTGCCTCGAGCCACTGCGTGCCGTCACGGAGCCGCTCGAGGTCGGGCTCGTCATCTACAACGCCACCGGCTCGTTCGTCGGGCCGTTCCTCGAGGAGGAGCCTCACCACTCGCTCGAGCAGGTCGCGATCAACGTCTCGACGCTGATCGGCGTGTGCGAGCTCTTCGGTCGGCCGATGGTGGAGCGCGGCCGCGGCGGGATCGTCATCATGGGGTCCGGCGCCGGCGTCGCCGGGACCGCCGGCCTCGCCGTCTACTCGGCCACGAAGGCGTTCCAGCTCACGCTGGCGCAGGCCCTGCACGAGGAGTGGCGGCACCGAGGCGTCGACGTGCTCGGCGTGGTGGGGCCCGCCATCGACACGCCGAACTTCCGACGGTCCTTCGACCACGATCCCGACGCGCTGCCGCACCCCCCGCTGGCGCCGGCCGACGTCGCCCGCGACGTCGTCGACGCCCTCGGCCACGAGATGGAGATGATGCCGGGCGAGCCGAACCGCGACGGGTACCGCTTCCTCTCGGCGATGCCACGCGTCGAGCAGGCCCGGATGCTCTCGGCCTCGTTCACGGCCGCGGCGCGCCCGGCCGAGCCCGCCCGCGATCGCGATTGA
- a CDS encoding DUF72 domain-containing protein, translating to MTIRIGTSGWQYRDWRGPFYPRALPTARWLEYYATGFATVEANSPFYRLPARATFEQWAARTPDPFTFAVKASRYLTHVRRLQDPADPVARLLERAAGLGPKLGPVLLQLPPTMRLELGRLAETLAAFGKRVRVVVEPRHESWHVDALYDLLADHDAALCLWDRRSQHGPLVRTASWCYLRLHEGRTATPPGYGRRALATWAARLVERWGPGADGYAYFNNDAGAAAVRDARTFARLAAAAGLANASAPGPPTSPT from the coding sequence ATGACGATCCGAATCGGGACCTCGGGGTGGCAGTACCGCGACTGGCGGGGCCCCTTCTACCCGCGCGCCCTGCCGACGGCGCGCTGGCTCGAGTACTACGCCACCGGGTTCGCGACCGTGGAGGCGAACAGCCCCTTCTACCGCCTCCCGGCCCGAGCGACCTTCGAGCAGTGGGCCGCCCGCACCCCCGACCCGTTCACCTTCGCCGTGAAGGCCAGCCGGTACCTCACGCACGTGCGTCGCCTCCAGGACCCCGCCGACCCGGTGGCGCGGCTCCTCGAGCGCGCCGCCGGCCTCGGCCCGAAGCTGGGGCCGGTGCTGCTCCAGCTGCCGCCCACCATGCGGCTCGAGCTCGGCCGGCTCGCCGAGACGCTCGCGGCCTTCGGTAAGAGGGTGCGCGTCGTCGTGGAGCCACGCCACGAGTCGTGGCACGTCGACGCCCTCTACGACCTGCTCGCCGACCATGACGCCGCGCTCTGCCTGTGGGACCGTCGGTCGCAGCACGGGCCCCTCGTCCGCACCGCGAGCTGGTGCTACCTGCGCCTCCACGAGGGCCGCACCGCGACCCCGCCCGGCTACGGGCGGCGCGCCCTCGCCACGTGGGCGGCGCGGCTGGTCGAGCGCTGGGGCCCGGGCGCGGACGGGTACGCGTACTTCAACAACGACGCCGGCGCCGCCGCGGTCCGAGACGCCCGGACCTTCGCCCGGCTGGCGGCGGCCGCCGGCCTCGCCAACGCGTCCGCGCCGGGCCCGCCGACCAGCCCGACCTGA